A single Pseudomonas brassicacearum DNA region contains:
- the pilO gene encoding type 4a pilus biogenesis protein PilO, producing the protein MKPGEWFDALRKIDLSDLDTNNIGSWPAPIKWLAGILLVVLVLGLGYNFALSDLENQLQQVREEENTLKAQFAGKAHMAANLERYTEQMKQMETSFGVLLRQLPSDTEVPGLLEDITRTGLGSGLEFEEIKLLPEVTQPFYIELPIQITVTGGYHDLATFVSGVAGLPRIVTLHDFDIAPMEPEAGAKLRMSIQAKTYRYNEQEAQP; encoded by the coding sequence ATGAAACCTGGGGAGTGGTTCGACGCGCTGCGCAAGATCGACCTCAGTGACCTGGACACCAACAACATCGGTTCCTGGCCGGCACCCATCAAATGGCTGGCCGGTATCCTGCTGGTGGTCCTGGTGCTGGGGCTGGGCTATAACTTTGCCTTGAGTGACCTGGAGAACCAGTTGCAGCAGGTGCGCGAAGAAGAAAACACCCTCAAGGCGCAATTCGCGGGCAAGGCCCACATGGCCGCGAACCTGGAGCGCTACACCGAGCAGATGAAGCAGATGGAAACATCCTTTGGTGTGCTGTTGCGGCAATTGCCCAGCGATACCGAAGTGCCGGGCCTGCTGGAGGACATTACCCGCACTGGCCTGGGCAGCGGCCTGGAGTTCGAGGAAATCAAGCTGCTGCCGGAGGTCACCCAGCCGTTCTACATCGAGTTGCCGATCCAGATCACCGTGACCGGCGGCTACCACGACCTGGCGACATTCGTCAGTGGGGTGGCCGGGCTGCCCCGGATTGTCACGCTGCACGATTTCGACATCGCACCGATGGAACCCGAGGCAGGCGCGAAGCTGCGCATGAGCATCCAGGCCAAGACCTACCGATACAACGAGCAGGAGGCGCAACCATGA
- a CDS encoding pilus assembly protein PilP has product MRSVCRICLLAGLVALAGCNNDDGFSDLDAYMNEVRLRPPGKIEPTPTFRPHETFTYSAANLRSPFSRQIRVDQADRQRGSRNVRPDPNRVKQYLEGFNIEQFEMVGTISNAGGSFALLRGAGGVHRLKVGDYLGRNDGRIVNISATQVDVVELVPDGEGAWLERPKTIPLKEHSLVELEQ; this is encoded by the coding sequence ATGAGGTCGGTGTGTCGCATCTGTCTGCTGGCAGGCCTGGTCGCGCTGGCGGGGTGCAACAACGACGACGGTTTCAGCGACCTGGACGCCTACATGAACGAAGTGCGCCTGCGGCCACCCGGCAAGATCGAGCCGACGCCGACGTTCAGGCCCCACGAGACCTTTACCTACAGTGCCGCCAACCTGCGCAGCCCGTTTTCCCGGCAGATCCGCGTGGACCAGGCCGACCGGCAGCGGGGTTCACGCAACGTCCGGCCCGACCCGAACCGGGTCAAGCAGTACCTGGAAGGCTTCAACATCGAGCAGTTTGAAATGGTCGGTACGATCTCCAACGCCGGTGGTTCCTTCGCGCTCCTGCGAGGCGCGGGCGGGGTGCATCGGCTCAAGGTCGGTGACTATCTGGGGCGCAACGACGGGCGGATCGTCAACATCAGTGCCACCCAGGTCGATGTGGTCGAACTCGTTCCCGATGGCGAGGGTGCCTGGCTGGAGCGACCAAAGACCATTCCTTTGAAAGAGCACTCATTAGTGGAACTCGAACAATGA
- the pilQ gene encoding type IV pilus secretin PilQ: MNRIFPALGISLWIALLSPMVHGASLKTLDVAALPGDRVELKLTFDGPPPTPRGYTTEQPARIALDLPGVTNQLASKRHDLGGGNARSATVVEAGDRTRLIIGLTQLAPYDARVEGNNLFVVVGKGAASTGTAPKSAAQASRPAVASAAPARASAPVGKAIRGVDFQRGTQGEGNVVIDLSDPSITPDIQEREGKIILNFARTQLPEPLRVRLDVKDFATPVQFVNASAGSERATISIEPSGTFDYSTYQTDNKLTVSVRPMTVDDLQKRNADRAAYTGEKLSLNFQDIEVRSVLQLIADFTNLNLVASDTVQGGITLRLQNVPWDQALDLVLKTKGLDKRKVGNVLLVAPADEIAARERQELESQKQIADLAPLRRELLQVNYAKAADIAKLFQSVTSAEAKADERGTITVDERTNNIIAYQTQDRLDELRRIVAQLDIPVRQVMIEARIVEANVDYDKSLGVRWGGSVQNKGNWSSSGVTTGDSTTIGTPGSTSTNQPFVDLGASGNTSGIGIAFITDNVLLDLELTAMEKTGNGEIVSQPKVVTSDKETAKILKGTEIPYQEASSSGATSVSFKEASLSLEVTPQITPDNRIIMEVKVTKDEPDYLNKVNDVPPIKKNEVNAKVLVNDGETIVIGGVFSNTQSKVVDKVPFLGDVPYLGRLFRRDVVSDSKSELLVFLTPRIMNNQAIAVSR; the protein is encoded by the coding sequence ATGAACAGGATTTTTCCAGCCCTCGGTATTTCGCTATGGATAGCGCTGTTGTCGCCGATGGTTCATGGGGCCAGTCTGAAGACGCTGGATGTGGCGGCGTTGCCGGGGGACCGTGTCGAGTTGAAGCTGACCTTCGACGGGCCGCCGCCGACGCCCCGGGGCTACACCACCGAACAACCGGCGCGGATTGCACTGGATCTGCCGGGCGTGACCAATCAACTGGCCAGCAAGCGCCACGACCTGGGCGGGGGCAATGCACGTAGCGCTACCGTGGTCGAGGCTGGGGATCGCACCCGGTTGATCATCGGTCTTACCCAGCTGGCGCCCTATGACGCCCGGGTCGAAGGTAACAACCTGTTCGTGGTGGTTGGCAAGGGCGCCGCCTCGACGGGCACTGCACCGAAGAGCGCGGCCCAGGCCTCGCGCCCGGCGGTTGCCAGCGCTGCGCCTGCGAGGGCCAGTGCGCCGGTGGGCAAGGCGATCCGTGGAGTGGACTTCCAGCGCGGGACCCAGGGCGAAGGTAACGTGGTGATCGATCTGTCTGACCCGTCCATCACCCCGGACATCCAGGAGCGCGAAGGCAAGATCATCCTCAATTTCGCCAGGACCCAATTGCCCGAGCCACTGCGGGTGCGCCTGGACGTCAAGGACTTCGCCACCCCGGTGCAATTCGTCAATGCCAGTGCCGGCAGTGAGCGGGCGACCATCAGCATCGAACCCAGCGGCACCTTCGACTACTCGACCTACCAGACCGACAATAAGCTCACCGTCAGCGTCCGGCCCATGACCGTCGACGACCTGCAAAAACGCAACGCCGACCGCGCGGCCTACACTGGCGAGAAGCTCTCGCTCAACTTCCAGGACATCGAGGTGCGGTCGGTCCTGCAACTGATTGCCGATTTTACCAACCTCAACCTCGTGGCCAGCGACACAGTGCAAGGAGGCATCACCCTGCGGTTGCAGAATGTGCCCTGGGACCAGGCGCTCGACCTGGTGCTCAAGACCAAGGGGTTGGACAAGCGCAAGGTCGGCAACGTGCTGTTGGTGGCGCCGGCCGATGAAATTGCCGCCCGTGAGCGTCAGGAACTGGAGTCGCAGAAGCAGATCGCCGACCTGGCACCGCTGCGGCGTGAACTGTTGCAGGTCAACTATGCGAAGGCGGCCGACATCGCCAAGTTGTTCCAATCGGTGACCAGTGCCGAGGCGAAAGCCGATGAGCGCGGCACGATCACGGTCGATGAGCGCACCAACAACATCATTGCCTACCAGACCCAGGACCGCCTCGACGAACTGCGCCGGATCGTGGCGCAGCTGGATATTCCAGTGCGCCAGGTGATGATCGAGGCGCGGATTGTCGAGGCCAACGTCGACTACGACAAAAGCCTGGGCGTACGCTGGGGCGGTTCGGTTCAAAACAAGGGCAACTGGAGCTCCTCGGGGGTCACCACGGGCGACTCCACCACTATCGGCACGCCGGGCAGCACCAGCACCAACCAGCCGTTCGTCGACCTGGGCGCCTCGGGCAACACCTCGGGCATCGGCATCGCCTTCATCACCGACAACGTATTGCTGGACCTTGAGCTGACGGCCATGGAGAAAACCGGTAATGGGGAGATTGTCTCCCAGCCCAAGGTGGTGACATCCGACAAGGAGACCGCAAAGATCCTCAAGGGCACGGAAATTCCTTATCAGGAAGCCAGCTCCAGCGGCGCTACGTCGGTATCGTTCAAGGAGGCTTCGCTATCGCTGGAGGTGACCCCGCAGATCACCCCAGACAACCGGATCATCATGGAGGTCAAGGTCACCAAGGATGAGCCGGACTACCTGAACAAGGTGAATGATGTGCCGCCGATCAAGAAAAACGAGGTCAATGCCAAGGTCCTGGTCAATGATGGCGAGACCATTGTGATTGGTGGGGTTTTCTCAAATACTCAGAGCAAGGTTGTAGATAAGGTGCCATTTCTTGGCGATGTGCCGTATCTTGGCCGCCTTTTCCGGCGTGATGTGGTTTCGGATAGCAAATCCGAGCTGCTGGTGTTCCTCACTCCGCGTATCATGAATAACCAGGCGATTGCTGTGAGTCGTTGA
- the aroK gene encoding shikimate kinase AroK, translated as MRNLILVGPMGAGKSTIGRLLAKELRLPFKDSDKEIELRTGANIPWIFDKEGEPGFRDREQAMIAELCAFDGVVLATGGGAVMREANRRALHAGGRVVYLHASVEQQVGRTARDRNRPLLRTADPAKTLRDLLELRDPLYREIADLVVETDERPPRMVVLDILDRLQQLPPR; from the coding sequence GTGCGAAATTTGATTCTTGTTGGGCCGATGGGCGCTGGAAAAAGCACCATCGGCCGTTTGCTGGCCAAAGAGCTGCGCCTGCCATTCAAAGATTCCGACAAGGAAATTGAATTGCGCACGGGCGCCAATATCCCATGGATTTTCGACAAGGAAGGCGAACCGGGCTTTCGTGACCGTGAGCAGGCGATGATCGCCGAGCTGTGCGCGTTCGATGGCGTGGTGCTCGCCACCGGTGGCGGCGCGGTGATGCGCGAAGCCAATCGTCGGGCGCTGCATGCCGGCGGACGAGTGGTCTATCTGCATGCTTCTGTCGAGCAGCAGGTCGGTCGCACCGCCCGGGATCGCAACCGGCCGCTGTTGCGCACCGCCGACCCGGCCAAGACCCTGCGCGACCTCCTGGAGCTGCGTGACCCGCTGTATCGGGAAATCGCCGACCTGGTGGTGGAAACCGATGAGCGGCCGCCGCGGATGGTGGTGCTGGACATTCTCGATCGCCTTCAGCAACTGCCTCCCCGTTAA
- the aroB gene encoding 3-dehydroquinate synthase yields MQTLKVDLGERSYPIHIGEGLLDQPELLAPHIAGRQVAIISNETVAPLYLERLTRSLSAFSVISVVLPDGEAFKNWETLQLIFDGLLTARHDRRTTVVALGGGVIGDMAGFAAACYQRGVDFIQIPTTLLSQVDSSVGGKTGINHPLGKNMVGAFYQPNVVLIDTATLNTLPARELSAGLAEVIKYGLICDEPFLGWLEENVDRLRALDQAALTYAIERSCAAKAAVVGADERESGVRATLNLGHTFGHAIETHMGYGVWLHGEAVAAGTVMALEMSSRLGWISEQERDRGIRLFQRAGLPVVPPEEMSEADFLEHMAIDKKVIDGRLRLVLLRHMGEAVVTDDYPKEVLQATLGADYRALAQLKG; encoded by the coding sequence ATGCAGACACTTAAGGTCGACCTGGGCGAGCGCAGCTACCCGATTCATATTGGCGAAGGCTTGCTGGACCAGCCCGAACTGCTGGCGCCGCATATCGCCGGACGGCAAGTGGCGATCATTTCCAACGAGACCGTCGCGCCCCTGTATCTGGAACGTCTGACCCGCAGCCTGTCGGCCTTCTCGGTCATTTCCGTGGTGTTGCCCGACGGCGAAGCCTTCAAGAACTGGGAAACCCTGCAACTTATCTTCGACGGCCTGCTGACCGCGCGCCATGATCGCCGCACTACGGTGGTTGCCCTGGGTGGCGGTGTGATCGGCGACATGGCCGGTTTTGCAGCCGCCTGCTATCAGCGCGGCGTCGATTTCATCCAGATTCCTACCACGCTGCTGTCCCAGGTCGACTCATCGGTGGGCGGCAAGACCGGGATCAACCATCCGCTGGGCAAGAACATGGTCGGTGCTTTCTATCAGCCCAACGTGGTGCTGATCGACACCGCCACCCTCAATACCTTGCCGGCCCGCGAACTGTCTGCGGGGCTGGCGGAAGTCATCAAGTACGGGCTGATCTGCGACGAACCGTTCCTGGGTTGGCTCGAAGAGAATGTCGACCGTCTGCGTGCGCTGGATCAAGCGGCGCTGACCTACGCTATCGAACGTTCCTGCGCCGCCAAGGCTGCCGTGGTGGGTGCCGATGAGCGTGAGTCGGGGGTGCGCGCCACCCTCAACCTGGGTCACACCTTTGGCCATGCCATCGAAACCCACATGGGCTATGGTGTCTGGCTGCACGGTGAAGCGGTTGCGGCCGGTACGGTCATGGCCCTGGAGATGTCTTCGCGCCTGGGCTGGATCAGCGAACAGGAGCGTGATCGCGGTATTCGTCTGTTCCAGCGCGCCGGGCTGCCGGTGGTTCCGCCCGAGGAAATGAGCGAGGCGGATTTTCTTGAACACATGGCTATCGACAAAAAAGTGATCGACGGTCGTCTGCGTCTGGTGCTGCTGCGCCACATGGGCGAAGCGGTGGTGACCGACGATTATCCGAAAGAAGTTCTACAGGCCACGCTGGGAGCGGACTACCGCGCCCTGGCTCAGCTTAAAGGTTAA
- a CDS encoding AAA family ATPase has protein sequence MTSLHADEAFLGHFQLSHDPFAPRVPGFKFFPAQRKPVLGQLHHLARYSQLLLVVTGPQGSGKTLLRQALVASTNKQSVQSVVVSARGAGDAAGVLRQVAQALNVAQAEIGAILDQIVQLALTGQEVYLLVDDAEQLDESALEALLALAAGAPEGRPHVFLFGESSLIADLDQLNLDQERFHVIELAPYTEEETREYLAQRLEGAGRGIELFTADQISEIHESSDGWPGNINQVARDALIEVMIASRSAVKRPSMGFNMPKKHVLAISAVVVVAVAAAWLMPGRTKAPTTGAPANEQAQLPLGQGTSQPSGSAPAVEFAGNTQPMPLPLVGQSQPVMRSPLAEAAGGINEGDDGAAPPIDDSSDTPPTVTTTAPPEGVPAGPAPTPAPAAKPTPAPTQVATAKPAPAPAPAAKPAPAPAPAKASGGSWYAGQAPSNYVVQILGTSSEASAQNFVKEQGGEYRYFKKLLNGKPLYVVTYGSFANRDAAVSAIKALPAKVQAGKPWPRTVASVQQELAATR, from the coding sequence ATGACTAGTTTGCATGCCGACGAGGCTTTCCTCGGCCATTTCCAATTGAGTCATGACCCTTTTGCCCCACGGGTCCCGGGCTTCAAATTCTTCCCTGCCCAGCGCAAGCCGGTGCTGGGCCAGTTGCATCACCTGGCGCGCTACAGCCAGTTGCTGCTGGTGGTCACCGGCCCCCAGGGCAGCGGCAAGACCTTGCTGCGCCAGGCCCTGGTGGCCAGCACCAACAAACAGTCCGTGCAAAGCGTGGTGGTGTCGGCCCGTGGCGCTGGCGATGCAGCCGGTGTATTGCGTCAAGTGGCCCAGGCGCTGAACGTCGCGCAGGCTGAGATCGGTGCAATTCTCGATCAGATCGTGCAGCTGGCGCTGACCGGGCAGGAAGTCTATCTGTTGGTGGACGATGCCGAGCAACTCGACGAGTCGGCCCTCGAGGCCCTGCTGGCCCTGGCGGCCGGTGCGCCGGAGGGTCGCCCTCATGTGTTCCTGTTCGGCGAGTCGTCGCTGATCGCCGACCTGGACCAATTGAACCTTGATCAAGAGCGCTTCCACGTCATCGAGCTGGCGCCCTATACCGAGGAAGAGACGCGTGAATACCTGGCCCAGCGTCTTGAGGGGGCGGGCCGGGGTATCGAACTTTTCACCGCCGATCAGATCTCTGAGATTCACGAAAGCTCCGACGGATGGCCTGGCAACATCAACCAGGTCGCCCGCGATGCTCTGATCGAAGTCATGATTGCCAGCCGCTCAGCGGTGAAGCGTCCAAGTATGGGGTTCAACATGCCGAAGAAACACGTATTGGCAATTTCCGCCGTCGTCGTGGTCGCGGTTGCCGCCGCCTGGCTGATGCCGGGTCGCACCAAGGCACCCACCACGGGTGCCCCTGCCAACGAACAAGCGCAACTGCCCCTCGGTCAAGGGACCTCGCAACCCAGCGGTAGTGCGCCGGCAGTGGAATTCGCCGGCAACACCCAGCCGATGCCGTTGCCGCTGGTCGGCCAGTCGCAGCCGGTCATGCGCAGCCCGCTGGCTGAAGCAGCCGGTGGCATCAACGAGGGCGACGACGGCGCAGCGCCACCGATCGACGACAGCAGCGACACGCCGCCGACCGTGACCACCACCGCACCGCCTGAGGGCGTGCCGGCAGGTCCTGCCCCGACGCCTGCCCCGGCCGCCAAGCCGACCCCGGCGCCCACCCAGGTCGCCACTGCCAAGCCTGCCCCGGCGCCAGCGCCAGCCGCCAAGCCTGCCCCTGCCCCTGCCCCTGCCAAGGCCTCGGGCGGTAGCTGGTACGCCGGCCAGGCACCGAGCAACTACGTGGTGCAGATCCTCGGCACCAGTTCCGAGGCCTCGGCACAGAACTTCGTCAAGGAGCAGGGCGGCGAGTACCGCTATTTCAAGAAATTGCTCAACGGCAAGCCGTTGTATGTCGTCACCTACGGCAGCTTTGCCAATCGTGATGCCGCCGTTTCCGCCATCAAGGCCTTGCCAGCGAAGGTTCAGGCTGGTAAACCTTGGCCTCGCACTGTCGCCAGCGTCCAACAGGAACTGGCAGCAACTCGCTGA
- the gltB gene encoding glutamate synthase large subunit, translating into MKAGLYQPDEFKDNCGFGLIAHMQGEPSHTLLQTAIEALTCMTHRGGINADGKTGDGCGLLIQKPDEFLRAIAQETFGVTLPKQYAVGMVFFNQDPVKAQAARENMNREILAAGLQLVGWRKVPIDTSVLGRLALERLPQIEQVFIAGDGLSDQDMSIKLFSSRRRSSVANAADTDHYICSFSHKTIIYKGLMMPADLTAFYPDLSDERLKTAICVFHQRFSTNTLPKWPLAQPFRFLAHNGEINTITGNRNWAVARRTKFANDLMPDLEELGPLVNRVGSDSSSMDNMLELMVTGGIDLFRGVRMLVPPAWQNVETMDPDLRAFYEYNSMHMEPWDGPAGIVMTDGRYAVCLLDRNGLRPARWVTTTNGFITLASEIGVWNYQPEDVIAKGRVGPGQIFAVDTETGQILDTDAIDNRLKSRHPYKQWLRKNALRIQATMEDNDHGSAFYDVDQLKQYMKMYQVTFEERDQVLRPLGEQGYEAVGSMGDDTPMAVLSQRVRTPYDYFRQQFAQVTNPPIDPLREAIVMSLEICLGAERNIFQESPEHASRVILSSPVISPAKWRSLTNLDRPGFARQVIDLNYDESVGLEAAIRNVADQAEEAARAGRTQIVLSDRHIAPGKLPIHASLATGAVHHRLTEKGLRCDSNILVETATARDPHHFAVLIGFGASAVYPFLAYEVLGDLIRTGEVLGDLYEVFKNYRKGITKGLLKILSKMGISTIASYRGAQLFEAIGLSEEVCELSFRGVPSRIKGARFVDIEAEQKALAAEAWSPRKPIQQGGLLKFVHGGEYHAYNPDVVSTLQAAVQQGDYSKFKEYTSLVDNRPVSMIRDLLKVKTLDTPLDISEIEPLESVLKRFDSAGISLGALSPEAHEALAEAMNRLGARSNSGEGGEDPARYGTIKSSKIKQVATGRFGVTPEYLVNAEVLQIKVAQGAKPGEGGQLPGGKVNGLIAKLRYAVPGVTLISPPPHHDIYSIEDLSQLIFDLKQVNPKALVSVKLVAEAGVGTIAAGVAKAYADLITISGYDGGTGASPLTSIKYAGAPWELGLAETHQTLRGNDLRGKVRVQTDGGLKTGLDVIKAAILGAESFGFGTAPMIALGCKYLRICHLNNCATGVATQNDKLRKDHYIGTVDMVVNFFTYVAEETREWLAKLGVRSLEELIGRTDLLEVIEGQTAKQQHLDLTPLLGSDLIPADKPQFCQVDRNPPFDKGELAEKMVDMAAAAINDLSGAEFDLDICNCDRSIGARISGEIARKHGNQGMAKAPVTFRFKGTAGQSFGVWNAGGLNMYLEGDANDYVGKGMTGGKLVIVAPKGSVYKSQDSAIIGNTCLYGATGGKLFAAGTAGERFAVRNSGAHTVVEGTGDHCCEYMTGGFVCVLGKTGYNFGSGMTGGFAYVLDQDNTFVDRVNHELVEIQRISGEAMEAYRSHLQNVLNEYVAETDSEWGRELAENLDDYLRRFWLVKPKAANLKSLLSSTRANPQ; encoded by the coding sequence ATGAAAGCAGGTCTGTACCAACCAGATGAATTCAAGGATAACTGTGGTTTCGGCCTGATAGCCCACATGCAGGGCGAGCCGAGCCATACCCTTTTGCAAACGGCCATTGAGGCCCTGACCTGCATGACCCACCGCGGTGGGATCAACGCCGACGGCAAGACCGGTGACGGTTGTGGCTTGCTGATTCAAAAGCCTGACGAGTTCCTGCGTGCCATTGCCCAGGAAACGTTTGGCGTGACCCTGCCCAAGCAGTACGCCGTGGGCATGGTGTTCTTCAACCAGGATCCGGTAAAGGCCCAAGCGGCTCGCGAAAACATGAATCGCGAGATCCTGGCCGCCGGCCTGCAACTGGTGGGCTGGCGCAAAGTGCCGATCGACACCAGTGTCCTCGGCCGCCTGGCGCTTGAGCGCCTGCCGCAGATCGAACAGGTGTTCATCGCCGGCGACGGCCTGAGCGACCAGGACATGTCGATCAAGCTGTTCAGCTCCCGTCGTCGCTCGTCCGTGGCCAATGCCGCCGACACCGATCACTACATCTGCAGCTTTTCCCACAAGACCATCATCTACAAAGGCCTGATGATGCCGGCGGACCTCACCGCCTTCTATCCGGACCTGAGCGACGAGCGCCTTAAAACCGCAATCTGCGTGTTCCACCAGCGCTTCTCCACCAACACCCTGCCGAAATGGCCGCTGGCCCAGCCATTCCGCTTCCTCGCCCACAACGGCGAGATCAACACCATCACTGGCAACCGCAACTGGGCCGTGGCCCGTCGCACCAAGTTCGCCAACGACCTGATGCCCGACCTCGAAGAACTCGGCCCGCTGGTCAACCGCGTGGGTTCCGACTCCTCGAGCATGGACAACATGCTGGAACTGATGGTGACCGGTGGTATCGACCTGTTCCGCGGCGTGCGCATGCTGGTGCCGCCGGCGTGGCAGAACGTCGAGACCATGGACCCGGACCTGCGCGCCTTCTACGAATACAACTCCATGCACATGGAACCGTGGGACGGCCCGGCCGGTATCGTCATGACTGACGGCCGCTACGCGGTGTGCCTGCTGGACCGTAACGGCCTGCGTCCGGCGCGCTGGGTCACCACCACCAACGGGTTCATCACCCTGGCGTCGGAAATCGGCGTCTGGAACTACCAGCCCGAAGACGTCATCGCCAAGGGCCGCGTAGGTCCGGGCCAGATCTTTGCCGTGGACACCGAGACCGGCCAGATCCTCGACACCGACGCCATCGACAACCGCCTCAAGTCCCGTCATCCGTACAAGCAATGGCTGCGCAAGAATGCCTTGCGCATCCAGGCGACCATGGAAGACAACGACCACGGCTCGGCGTTCTACGACGTCGACCAGCTCAAGCAGTACATGAAGATGTACCAGGTGACGTTCGAAGAGCGTGACCAGGTGCTGCGTCCGCTGGGCGAGCAGGGCTACGAAGCGGTCGGTTCCATGGGTGACGACACGCCGATGGCCGTGCTGTCGCAGCGCGTGCGCACGCCGTACGACTATTTCCGCCAGCAGTTCGCCCAGGTGACCAACCCACCGATCGACCCGCTGCGCGAAGCGATCGTGATGTCCCTGGAAATCTGCCTCGGTGCCGAGCGCAACATTTTCCAGGAGTCGCCGGAACACGCCTCGCGGGTGATCCTCAGCTCGCCGGTCATTTCCCCGGCCAAGTGGCGCTCGTTGACCAACCTCGACCGCCCGGGTTTCGCGCGCCAGGTCATCGACCTGAACTACGACGAAAGCGTCGGCCTGGAAGCGGCCATCCGCAACGTTGCCGATCAGGCTGAAGAAGCCGCGCGCGCCGGTCGTACCCAGATCGTGCTGAGCGACCGTCATATCGCGCCGGGCAAGCTGCCGATCCACGCCTCATTGGCCACCGGCGCGGTGCACCATCGCCTGACCGAAAAAGGCCTGCGCTGCGACTCCAACATCCTGGTAGAGACCGCCACCGCCCGCGATCCGCATCACTTCGCGGTGCTGATCGGTTTCGGTGCCTCGGCGGTGTATCCGTTCCTGGCCTATGAAGTGCTGGGCGACCTGATCCGTACCGGTGAAGTGCTGGGCGACCTCTATGAGGTGTTCAAGAACTACCGCAAGGGCATCACCAAGGGCCTGCTCAAGATCCTGTCGAAGATGGGCATCTCGACCATCGCCTCGTACCGTGGCGCGCAACTGTTCGAGGCCATCGGCCTGTCCGAAGAAGTCTGCGAGCTGAGCTTCCGTGGCGTGCCGAGTCGCATCAAAGGTGCGCGTTTCGTCGACATCGAAGCCGAGCAGAAGGCCCTGGCCGCCGAAGCCTGGAGCCCGCGCAAGCCGATCCAGCAAGGCGGCCTGTTGAAGTTCGTCCATGGCGGCGAATACCACGCCTACAACCCGGACGTGGTCAGCACCTTGCAAGCGGCCGTGCAACAGGGCGACTACAGCAAGTTCAAGGAATACACCTCGCTGGTGGACAACCGTCCGGTGTCGATGATTCGCGACCTGCTCAAGGTCAAGACCCTCGACACGCCGTTGGACATCAGTGAAATAGAGCCGCTGGAATCGGTGCTCAAGCGCTTCGATTCGGCCGGTATTTCCCTGGGCGCCTTGTCCCCGGAAGCCCACGAAGCCCTGGCCGAAGCCATGAACCGCCTCGGTGCGCGTTCCAACTCCGGCGAGGGCGGCGAAGACCCGGCGCGCTACGGCACCATCAAGAGCTCGAAAATCAAGCAGGTGGCCACCGGCCGCTTCGGTGTGACGCCGGAATACCTGGTCAACGCTGAAGTGCTGCAGATCAAGGTTGCCCAGGGCGCCAAGCCCGGCGAAGGCGGCCAGTTGCCCGGCGGCAAGGTCAATGGCCTGATCGCCAAGCTGCGCTATGCGGTCCCTGGCGTGACCCTGATCTCGCCGCCACCGCACCACGACATCTACTCGATCGAAGACTTGTCGCAACTGATCTTCGACCTCAAGCAGGTGAACCCCAAGGCGCTGGTCTCGGTGAAACTGGTGGCGGAAGCGGGCGTTGGCACCATCGCGGCCGGCGTGGCCAAGGCCTATGCCGACCTGATCACCATCTCCGGCTACGACGGTGGCACCGGCGCATCGCCGCTGACTTCGATCAAGTACGCTGGCGCGCCGTGGGAACTGGGCCTGGCTGAAACTCACCAGACCCTGCGCGGCAACGATTTGCGCGGCAAGGTCCGGGTGCAGACCGACGGCGGCCTGAAAACCGGCCTGGACGTGATCAAGGCCGCCATCCTCGGCGCCGAGAGCTTCGGCTTCGGCACCGCGCCGATGATCGCCCTGGGCTGCAAATACCTGCGTATCTGCCACCTGAACAACTGCGCCACCGGCGTGGCGACCCAGAACGACAAGCTGCGCAAGGACCACTACATCGGTACCGTCGACATGGTGGTGAACTTCTTCACCTACGTGGCCGAAGAGACCCGTGAGTGGCTGGCGAAGCTGGGCGTGCGCTCGCTTGAAGAACTGATCGGCCGTACCGATCTGCTGGAAGTGATCGAAGGCCAGACCGCCAAGCAGCAACACCTGGACCTGACCCCGTTGCTGGGCAGCGATCTCATCCCGGCGGACAAGCCTCAGTTCTGCCAGGTCGATCGCAATCCGCCGTTCGACAAGGGTGAGCTGGCCGAGAAGATGGTCGACATGGCCGCTGCGGCGATCAACGACCTGAGCGGTGCCGAGTTCGACCTGGACATCTGCAACTGCGACCGTTCCATCGGCGCACGGATCTCCGGCGAAATCGCGCGCAAGCACGGCAACCAGGGCATGGCCAAGGCGCCGGTCACCTTCCGCTTCAAGGGTACCGCGGGCCAGAGCTTCGGCGTCTGGAACGCCGGTGGCCTGAACATGTACCTGGAAGGCGATGCCAACGACTACGTGGGCAAGGGCATGACCGGCGGCAAGCTGGTCATCGTTGCGCCCAAGGGCAGCGTCTACAAGTCCCAGGACAGTGCCATCATCGGCAACACCTGCCTCTACGGCGCAACGGGCGGCAAGCTGTTCGCCGCCGGCACCGCGGGCGAGCGTTTTGCCGTGCGTAACTCCGGGGCCCACACTGTGGTGGAAGGCACCGGTGATCACTGCTGCGAGTACATGACCGGTGGTTTTGTCTGCGTGCTGGGCAAGACCGGTTATAACTTCGGCTCTGGCATGACTGGCGGTTTCGCCTACGTGCTCGACCAGGACAACACCTTCGTTGACCGGGTCAACCACGAACTGGTGGAAATCCAGCGGATCAGTGGCGAGGCGATGGAAGCCTATCGCAGCCACCTGCAAAACGTGCTGAACGAGTACGTCGCGGAAACCGACAGCGAGTGGGGTCGTGAACTCGCCGAGAACCTCGATGACTACTTGCGCCGTTTCTGGCTGGTCAAGCCCAAGGCTGCCAACCTGAAATCGTTGCTTTCCAGCACTCGTGCCAACCCGCAGTGA